A DNA window from Altererythrobacter sp. B11 contains the following coding sequences:
- the fabG gene encoding 3-oxoacyl-[acyl-carrier-protein] reductase, translated as MFDLTGMTALVTGSSGGIGSAIARALAQQGARIALSGSNPAKLRAFRDELNNEFGHDHVEITCDLSNTTQVEELIPAAMDTLGQLDILVNNAGITRDNLAMRMKDDEWQQVIAINLEAAFRLMRAAARPMMKARFGRIVTITSVVGATGNPGQMNYAAAKAGLTGMTKSFAQEVASRGITANCVAPGFIRTPMTDVLPDAQKEALNSRIPMGRMGEGGDIGAAVAYLASREAGYVTGQTLHVNGGMAMFS; from the coding sequence ATGTTCGACCTTACGGGAATGACCGCCCTCGTCACGGGCTCCAGCGGCGGGATCGGCTCGGCCATCGCGCGGGCGCTGGCGCAGCAGGGGGCGCGGATTGCGCTGTCCGGCTCCAACCCGGCGAAGCTGCGCGCCTTTCGGGATGAGCTGAATAACGAATTCGGCCACGATCACGTGGAGATCACCTGCGATCTCTCCAACACCACGCAGGTGGAGGAACTCATCCCCGCGGCCATGGATACGCTGGGCCAGCTGGACATTCTGGTGAACAATGCCGGCATCACGCGCGACAACCTCGCCATGCGGATGAAGGATGACGAGTGGCAGCAGGTGATCGCCATCAATCTGGAGGCGGCGTTTCGCCTGATGCGCGCGGCGGCCCGGCCGATGATGAAGGCGCGCTTCGGCCGCATCGTCACCATCACCAGCGTGGTGGGCGCCACCGGCAATCCCGGCCAGATGAATTACGCCGCCGCCAAGGCAGGGCTTACCGGCATGACCAAGAGCTTCGCGCAGGAAGTGGCGAGCCGCGGCATCACCGCCAATTGCGTGGCTCCCGGCTTCATCCGCACCCCGATGACCGATGTCCTGCCCGACGCCCAAAAGGAGGCGCTGAACAGCCGCATCCCGATGGGCCGCATGGGCGAGGGCGGAGATATCGGCGCTGCCGTGGCCTATCTCGCCTCGCGCGAGGCGGGCTATGTCACCGGGCAGACGCTGCATGTGAACGGCGGCATGGCGATGTTCTCCTGA